From Methanosarcinales archaeon:
TCTCATCCATAGCATGGCTTGTTATACCTCTATTCAGTGCTCTCCCCTATATAATAGTAGAAGGGATGTCCCCGTTAAATTCGTTTTTTGAAGCAGTCTCCGGATGGACCGGTACCGGGCTAAGTATGATCGTTGCTCCATCAAATCTTACCCATACCATACAGTTCTGGCGGTCTCTCACTCAATGGGTCGGTGGTGTCGGTGTCATTGTCCTGATGCTCAGCATAATAACCCGGCCGGGTACTATCATGTTCTATTTATATCGTGCTGAGGGACGGGAAGAACGAATCTTTCCACATATCATGGATACAGTAAGAATGATCTGGTGGATATACCTTATTCTTACATTTATTTCAATATTGATTCTCCTGGCGGCGGGATGCCGTGGTGGGATTCAATTAATCATGCCATGGTCGCCATAGGAACAGGAGGTTTTTCAATCAAAGATGCAAGTATAGCCTCATATAATAATCCTTTAATTGAATTAGCTCTCATTCCAATAATGATGATGGGTGCGGTTTCATTCCTCGTCCATTATAAAATATTGAAAGGCAATCCGGCTGAATTTCTG
This genomic window contains:
- a CDS encoding TrkH family potassium uptake protein — protein: MKLDNLKIISREIGNLLLIVCALSFLSISISFIFNEYRAALGLLATSLLSGIAGLLLKVISRDANDLKLKHAMAISSIAWLVIPLFSALPYIIVEGMSPLNSFFEAVSGWTGTGLSMIVAPSNLTHTIQFWRSLTQWVGGVGVIVLMLSIITRPGTIMFYLYRAEGREERIFPHIMDTVRMIWWIYLILTFISILILLAAGCRGGIQLIMPWSP